The genomic window GCGACGAACGCCGCGCGTCCGTGGGTCGCCTGCGCCAGCTCGGTGCGCAGCGCCTCGACCGCGCCCGCCTTCGCCTCGAGGACGAACCCCGCCGCGTTCACGCGCGTGCTCGTCTCGAGGAGCGCGAGCAACGGCCCCAGCGCTTCGATCGCCGGCCCGTAGGCCCGGAGCAGCTCGAGCTCTTCCTCCGCATCCAGCAGCCGACGGGTGAGGTCCTTCGCCTCCGCGTCGATCGGCTCGACGCGCCGGCGAAGGGCATCCGGGGACTGGCTCAGGAACGCGGCAGTGTCGACGATGGGGATCTCGATTGCGGGAAGCAGGGCCAGCACGCCCTCCGACAACGCGCGCAGGGCGTCCCAGCTGGCGCGGTCGGCCTGGTCGGCGTCCGACAACTCACGCGGCGCGAACGTCTCGTCGGCCGCGCGGACGTGGTCGACGTGGAGCGCGCCGAGTTCCTGGACCGCCTCCACGACGTCCCGCTGAAGCCGCCGGGGCCCGAGCACCGTGATCCGGCTCATGGACACAATCATTCGCGGTCCCCGAGGACCTCGCGCACGACGACATCTGCGGCCCGAGACAGCCGCTCCGCGGCCCGCGTCCGAATTGTCTTCGCCTCGGCGCCGGCGCGCTCGAGGATCTCCGCCGTGACCTTCTGCGCCTCGGCGGTCCCCGCGGCCGCGGCCTCCGCCGCCTCGCGCTCCAACTGCCCCCGGGCGCGCGCACGAATCTCCTCGGCCTCGCGCTGCGCCTGCTCGACGAGCCGCGCGGCCTCGGCTTTGGCCCTGGCTAACTCTTCCTGTAGCGAACGCTCTTTGTCGGCAATTTCTCGGAGGATCTGATCGTCGGAGGAATGCGTAGAGGCATCAGATTGTGCCATGGACACTCCCATAGACAAAAAAATAGCGCCCGTGGACCGAGGCCGTTCTCGCTCCCACGCGGCCCTCGGACGCCGGGGCCGTTGGCTGATCCGATCGTAACAAACCACGCGAAGCCCTGTCAAGGCCGGTGCGGGTGCGGCGACGGCGCTCATGCGGACGCCTCCGGCGAGTGCGCTCTGCTGACGCAGGCCCATTCTCGCACCGCGCCGGCGGGCCGACAATTCCGCGCGAGGTCATGGCCCGCGCCGGCCGTCCCGGCGCGGGAACGCTAGACCCGGAGCAGCATCGACGCGCGCTGGACGAGCCGGATAAACGGCTCAGGGAATACACCGAGCAGGAGCGTCGCCGCGGCGGTGACG from bacterium includes these protein-coding regions:
- a CDS encoding V-type ATPase subunit subunit G family protein is translated as MAQSDASTHSSDDQILREIADKERSLQEELARAKAEAARLVEQAQREAEEIRARARGQLEREAAEAAAAGTAEAQKVTAEILERAGAEAKTIRTRAAERLSRAADVVVREVLGDRE